One genomic window of Gimesia chilikensis includes the following:
- a CDS encoding GtrA family protein, producing MIVPTFGETDNLVSKLSRFADEIADSGLSAELILVTDDTSRELKQACDALNPSLSAQLIYPEQSQSQSTAILDGLQAASGEFLLVLADETCLSRELIQALSTPLLEQQADFVMGSPENKSGSPLANWLVRPLTKEKDPWADCFALSRDKLELCEEHLTPSSPHPALELLVKGEFEEVVTVPLDDPSARKPASTVREWFRLGAQLKTLYEFKFKNYAYFLQFAIVGSSGVIVNLLALSLLLDLMIRPLAVATAIWIAMTSNFLLNRHITFSYARHAPLLKQYLAYCGSCLTGNFFNWLTTMVLCGTFAFFAAQPLVAALIGIVVGMGFNFLLCRLLVFGKQKSTSSAPVNEPVENHS from the coding sequence ATGATCGTCCCCACTTTTGGTGAGACAGACAATTTGGTCAGCAAACTGTCCCGGTTTGCAGATGAGATCGCAGACAGCGGACTGTCTGCCGAGCTGATACTGGTGACTGACGATACCTCCCGGGAGCTCAAGCAGGCATGTGACGCTCTGAACCCGAGCCTGTCCGCCCAGCTGATTTACCCGGAACAGTCTCAATCACAGTCAACCGCCATTCTGGACGGCCTGCAGGCGGCTTCCGGCGAATTCCTGCTGGTACTCGCTGACGAAACCTGTCTTTCCCGAGAACTGATTCAGGCACTGAGCACTCCGCTACTGGAGCAACAGGCTGACTTCGTGATGGGGTCCCCAGAGAATAAATCCGGTTCGCCACTCGCCAACTGGCTGGTTCGACCACTGACGAAGGAAAAAGATCCATGGGCGGACTGTTTTGCCCTCTCCCGGGACAAGCTTGAACTATGTGAGGAGCACCTCACCCCTTCAAGTCCGCACCCTGCCCTGGAATTACTCGTCAAAGGGGAATTCGAGGAGGTCGTCACGGTCCCGCTTGACGATCCCTCTGCTCGCAAACCAGCATCGACTGTGAGAGAATGGTTTCGCCTGGGTGCCCAGCTGAAAACGCTGTATGAGTTCAAATTCAAGAACTACGCTTACTTCCTGCAGTTCGCGATCGTCGGCTCTTCCGGAGTCATCGTGAACCTGCTGGCGCTTTCGCTGCTGCTGGATCTGATGATTCGCCCCCTCGCAGTGGCAACTGCGATCTGGATTGCCATGACCAGCAATTTTCTGCTGAACCGACACATCACATTTTCGTACGCGCGACATGCCCCACTGCTGAAACAGTACCTGGCCTACTGTGGAAGTTGCCTGACGGGGAACTTCTTCAACTGGCTAACCACGATGGTGCTGTGTGGTACGTTTGCTTTCTTTGCTGCTCAACCACTGGTGGCAGCTCTCATCGGAATCGTGGTGGGCATGGGCTTTAATTTTCTGCTCTGCCGTCTACTCGTATTCGGAAAACAGAAATCCACGAGCTCAGCCCCCGTCAACGAGCCTGTCGAAAACCACTCCTAA
- a CDS encoding type II secretion system F family protein, with protein MDFVQLLPWAIFGMVIVGVIAVVNKLSSDKSRANERLDELRNPHLRNGGDEGASASSLLEKAAPTLSKALTPKSELEENQLKVRLANAGYNSENAPSIFLSLKVALGLFGVLIGSGYGFYNFGLTQNGWTSLVIAGGIGFYLPEIVLRFMCKARIERIFLSLPDALDLLVVCVEAGLGLDAAMRRVSEELEETAPDVCNEFALCNLQLQMGRPRREVLHDLGIRSGVDDMRALSAILIQADKFGSSIAQALRVQSDSMRVKRSQLAEEQAAMTAVKMIFPLVLFIFPGIFVVLVGPAAIMMINGLLSS; from the coding sequence ATGGATTTTGTTCAATTGTTACCATGGGCTATCTTCGGGATGGTGATCGTGGGCGTGATCGCCGTGGTCAATAAGCTGAGTTCCGATAAATCGCGGGCCAATGAACGACTGGATGAATTACGCAATCCTCATCTGCGCAATGGCGGAGATGAGGGTGCCTCGGCCAGCTCGCTGTTGGAGAAAGCAGCCCCGACCCTGTCGAAAGCACTGACTCCCAAGTCTGAACTGGAAGAGAATCAGCTCAAGGTACGGCTGGCGAACGCCGGGTATAACTCCGAGAACGCACCGTCCATCTTTCTCTCACTCAAAGTTGCCCTTGGATTATTCGGGGTCCTGATTGGATCTGGCTACGGTTTTTATAATTTCGGTCTGACTCAAAACGGCTGGACTTCGCTGGTGATTGCCGGGGGGATTGGATTCTATCTACCTGAAATCGTACTGCGTTTCATGTGTAAGGCGCGGATCGAACGCATCTTTCTCTCTCTGCCTGATGCGCTGGACCTGCTTGTTGTCTGCGTAGAAGCGGGCCTTGGTCTCGATGCTGCGATGCGACGTGTCTCCGAAGAGCTCGAGGAAACAGCCCCCGATGTCTGTAACGAGTTTGCTTTGTGTAACTTGCAGTTACAGATGGGACGTCCTCGGCGTGAAGTATTACACGACCTGGGAATTCGCAGTGGCGTCGATGATATGCGGGCGCTCTCGGCAATTCTGATTCAGGCTGACAAGTTCGGGTCTTCAATCGCCCAGGCATTACGCGTCCAGTCCGACAGTATGCGTGTCAAACGCAGTCAGCTGGCGGAAGAACAGGCGGCGATGACGGCTGTGAAAATGATCTTCCCGCTGGTGCTGTTCATTTTTCCCGGGATTTTCGTGGTGCTGGTCGGGCCGGCGGCTATCATGATGATTAACGGGCTACTCTCGAGCTGA
- a CDS encoding CpaF family protein yields MAGHGLSHADPNMAFDDLKRLIHSKLVEKLDLSRVGDLEGDSLRREIRLVIEHLCDTENPLLNRSERERLIEEILDETFGFGPLELLLKDQDIADIMINGPKHVFVEKKGRIERSNVVFRDNQHLLQILDRIVSKVGRRVDETSPLVDARLPDGSRLNAVIPPLALDGPSLTIRKFGSNPLGLEDLLRFGAFTPEIAMLLEGSIKARINTIISGGTGSGKTTLLNTLSSFIQSDHRVITIEDAAELQLQQEHVLRLETRPPNIEGRGAISATDLVKNALRMRPDRIIIGECRGGESLDMLQAMNTGHEGSLTTIHANTPRDAVSRLETMITMGGVELPLKALRQQFAAAVNLIIQVNRLQGGPRKVTHVTEVLNLEQDTVIMQDIFLFVQDGIDADGRAYGHFEATGVRPAFMDQLEAAGVRLPSNLFANRVLQ; encoded by the coding sequence ATGGCAGGTCATGGCCTTTCCCACGCTGATCCCAATATGGCATTTGATGATCTGAAGCGGTTGATCCACAGCAAACTGGTTGAAAAACTGGACTTGTCGCGCGTGGGAGATCTCGAAGGAGACTCTCTGCGACGGGAAATCCGTCTGGTGATCGAGCATCTCTGTGACACAGAAAACCCTTTGCTCAACCGTTCCGAACGCGAACGGCTGATTGAAGAAATCCTCGATGAAACATTTGGTTTCGGTCCCCTGGAACTGCTGCTGAAGGATCAGGATATTGCCGACATCATGATCAATGGTCCCAAACATGTGTTTGTGGAAAAGAAGGGGCGGATTGAACGCTCCAACGTCGTGTTCCGCGATAATCAGCACCTGTTACAGATTCTGGACCGAATCGTATCCAAGGTCGGTCGACGCGTCGATGAAACATCGCCGCTGGTTGACGCCCGCCTGCCCGATGGTTCACGTTTAAACGCGGTAATTCCACCGCTGGCTCTGGATGGACCTTCACTCACGATTCGTAAATTCGGTTCGAATCCGCTGGGGTTGGAAGACCTGTTGCGCTTCGGTGCCTTCACACCTGAAATTGCGATGTTGCTCGAAGGATCGATCAAGGCCCGCATCAACACGATCATCAGTGGTGGTACCGGTTCCGGTAAAACAACCTTGTTGAATACACTTTCCAGCTTCATTCAGAGCGATCACCGTGTGATTACGATTGAGGACGCTGCGGAACTTCAGTTGCAGCAGGAACACGTGCTGCGTCTGGAAACCCGTCCGCCGAACATTGAAGGTCGTGGTGCGATTTCAGCGACCGATCTCGTAAAGAACGCCCTGCGTATGCGTCCCGACCGAATCATCATCGGGGAATGTCGTGGCGGCGAATCACTGGACATGCTCCAGGCGATGAATACCGGTCACGAAGGTTCGTTGACCACGATTCACGCTAACACCCCGCGTGACGCGGTTTCCCGTCTGGAAACGATGATCACAATGGGGGGCGTGGAACTGCCACTGAAAGCACTCCGGCAGCAGTTTGCTGCAGCCGTCAACCTGATTATCCAGGTGAACCGCTTGCAGGGGGGGCCACGAAAAGTGACTCATGTGACCGAGGTGCTTAACCTCGAACAGGATACCGTGATCATGCAGGATATTTTCCTGTTTGTTCAGGATGGGATTGATGCGGACGGCCGCGCTTATGGCCACTTTGAAGCGACTGGTGTTCGTCCCGCATTTATGGATCAACTGGAAGCCGCTGGTGTGCGTCTGCCTTCGAATCTGTTTGCCAATCGCGTCCTGCAGTAA
- the ispH gene encoding 4-hydroxy-3-methylbut-2-enyl diphosphate reductase, with translation MKVILANPRGFCAGVNMAIECLEEVIRIFGSKIYVYHEIVHNKYVVNKFTSLGVTFVDAVSEVPENSILVFSAHGVSPQIRQEARDRNIRTIDATCPLVTKVHTEAIKYAQSGYNIILIGHEGHDEVIGTMGEAPESITLIETPEEVADLSFPEDAKLAYLTQTTLSVEEAGRVIQSLKQKYPQIESPPKEDICYATTNRQEAVTELVPRADLVLVLGSQNSSNSKRLMEIGKSVGKPSFLIDGVHELQPEWLEGCESILITAGASAPEVVVDELVTHLEEKYQAEVETATIRNESVRFPLPRELRVLET, from the coding sequence ATGAAAGTCATTCTGGCAAATCCCCGCGGTTTCTGTGCGGGAGTGAATATGGCGATCGAATGTCTCGAAGAAGTCATTCGTATTTTCGGTAGCAAGATCTACGTCTATCACGAAATCGTCCACAATAAATACGTCGTCAATAAGTTTACCAGTCTGGGAGTCACCTTCGTCGATGCGGTGAGTGAAGTCCCGGAGAATTCGATTCTCGTCTTCAGTGCGCATGGAGTGTCGCCCCAGATTCGCCAGGAAGCCCGCGATCGGAACATTCGCACGATCGACGCGACCTGCCCGCTGGTAACCAAAGTTCATACCGAAGCGATTAAATACGCTCAGTCCGGTTACAACATCATTCTGATCGGACATGAAGGCCACGATGAAGTCATCGGCACGATGGGCGAAGCACCGGAAAGCATCACGCTGATCGAAACCCCGGAAGAGGTTGCTGATCTGTCATTTCCTGAAGATGCGAAACTGGCTTATCTGACGCAAACCACTTTGAGCGTGGAAGAAGCTGGTCGGGTGATTCAGAGCCTGAAGCAGAAATACCCGCAGATCGAAAGTCCTCCCAAGGAAGACATCTGTTATGCCACGACCAATCGTCAGGAGGCGGTGACCGAACTGGTGCCCCGAGCCGACCTGGTACTGGTCCTCGGTAGCCAGAACAGTTCCAACAGCAAACGACTGATGGAGATCGGCAAGTCCGTTGGCAAGCCGTCATTTCTGATTGATGGGGTCCACGAACTGCAGCCGGAATGGCTGGAGGGGTGTGAGTCGATCCTGATTACTGCAGGTGCGAGTGCCCCCGAAGTCGTCGTTGATGAACTGGTCACTCACCTCGAAGAAAAATATCAGGCGGAAGTAGAGACAGCGACGATTCGTAACGAGTCCGTACGCTTTCCTCTGCCTCGGGAACTGCGCGTCCTGGAAACATAA
- a CDS encoding sugar phosphate isomerase/epimerase family protein: MQLGFVTAILPDYDLKQVFQAASEIGYDCVEVMCWPEGKDARRYAGITHISAEAFTESDVTAVSQLADEYGISISALGYYPNPLTPDPEEAGKYTEHIQKVISASRMLGINRMNTFIGRDWTKSVDDNWPRFLETWPDIIQFAEQQQVRVGIENCPMSFTKDEWPGGKNLACTPAIWKRMYADIPSEYFGLNYDPSHLVWMHMDYLAPIRDFADRIFHVHAKDVRVEQHRLDQVGILAHPLEYHTPKLPGLGQVEWGSFFSQLNEIGYQGPVCVEVEDRAYEDSTASCLAALRQCHTYLRNFIPVGR, encoded by the coding sequence ATGCAACTGGGGTTTGTGACTGCGATTCTGCCGGATTACGATTTGAAGCAGGTCTTTCAGGCCGCGTCTGAGATTGGCTATGACTGTGTGGAAGTCATGTGCTGGCCAGAGGGGAAAGATGCACGGCGTTATGCCGGTATCACGCATATCTCTGCCGAAGCGTTTACCGAATCAGATGTGACTGCTGTCAGTCAACTCGCTGATGAATATGGTATCTCGATCAGTGCTTTGGGTTACTATCCCAATCCTCTCACTCCGGACCCGGAAGAGGCCGGTAAGTATACAGAGCACATTCAGAAAGTGATCTCCGCTTCCCGCATGCTGGGAATCAACCGCATGAATACTTTCATCGGAAGGGACTGGACAAAGTCGGTTGACGATAACTGGCCCCGCTTTCTGGAAACCTGGCCCGACATCATTCAATTTGCCGAACAGCAGCAGGTGCGGGTGGGAATCGAAAACTGTCCGATGTCGTTTACCAAAGACGAATGGCCCGGCGGTAAGAACCTGGCCTGCACACCGGCGATCTGGAAGCGGATGTATGCAGATATTCCCAGTGAATACTTTGGGTTAAATTACGATCCCTCACATCTGGTCTGGATGCACATGGATTATCTCGCACCCATTCGAGATTTCGCCGATCGTATCTTTCATGTGCATGCCAAAGATGTGCGCGTGGAACAGCACCGTCTGGACCAGGTGGGGATTCTGGCACACCCTCTGGAATATCATACACCCAAATTGCCGGGGCTGGGACAGGTCGAGTGGGGCAGCTTCTTTTCCCAGCTCAATGAGATCGGTTACCAGGGGCCGGTGTGTGTGGAAGTCGAAGATCGAGCCTATGAGGACTCAACCGCGTCCTGTCTGGCTGCTTTGCGTCAGTGCCATACCTATTTGCGAAACTTCATTCCCGTTGGAAGGTGA
- a CDS encoding DUF3467 domain-containing protein, giving the protein MSDESTPAGNNDESSGEFNPERHTQEIRHSQVSARVPEGVSRGVFSTGAVVLQGGHEFILDFLLRISTPQQVVARVVLPIGVVPQMIRALRDNLTNYENRFGFPTMPAPLPPQVTSSSDAINVGAGLESPEPDAPTPPVSDVPSGTSAGGSGAVGETVTPDANPPQAAPQPHVSDKTTEAAQKPPSAEELYDELKLPDEMLSGVYANAVRIGHSATEFSFDFITTFFPRSCVSARVHLAAPNIPRLLDSLTHSFEQFQRKMAQQQKRQPPAPGDQPGEL; this is encoded by the coding sequence ATGAGTGATGAATCAACACCAGCAGGGAACAACGATGAATCGTCTGGAGAGTTCAATCCGGAACGTCATACACAGGAAATCCGTCATTCCCAGGTGAGTGCCCGGGTCCCGGAAGGGGTTTCCCGAGGCGTCTTCAGTACGGGGGCTGTCGTTCTGCAGGGGGGACACGAATTTATTCTGGACTTCCTGTTGCGCATCTCAACTCCCCAGCAGGTCGTCGCCCGCGTCGTGCTGCCGATTGGAGTCGTACCTCAGATGATCCGGGCTCTGCGCGACAATCTTACGAACTACGAGAACCGGTTTGGATTCCCCACGATGCCGGCTCCACTGCCGCCGCAGGTTACCAGTTCCTCCGATGCCATTAACGTAGGAGCCGGTCTGGAATCTCCCGAGCCTGATGCACCGACACCCCCGGTTTCAGATGTTCCTTCAGGCACCTCTGCTGGTGGCTCAGGAGCTGTCGGCGAGACCGTTACACCGGATGCGAATCCACCACAGGCTGCACCGCAGCCACACGTATCCGATAAAACTACCGAAGCGGCACAGAAACCACCTTCCGCGGAAGAACTCTACGATGAATTGAAGCTGCCGGATGAAATGCTGAGCGGCGTCTATGCGAATGCGGTCCGGATCGGCCATTCTGCGACTGAGTTTTCATTTGATTTTATCACGACGTTCTTTCCCCGCTCCTGTGTTTCTGCACGCGTGCATCTGGCTGCTCCCAATATTCCCCGCCTGCTTGATTCCCTGACGCATTCGTTCGAGCAGTTTCAACGAAAAATGGCCCAACAGCAGAAACGGCAACCACCTGCGCCCGGCGATCAGCCCGGTGAACTTTAG
- a CDS encoding type II secretion system F family protein gives MDQTLIISIAAFLGMVAFVGAIMFVFKDFSSSKAEDRLAVITGQKRHTEETASLLKDEMVKGGMTSLSDRISEWFEKFGNLKLLIEQAEAPFKADTFLLMTAVAASLGFAAAWFTNAPVPLCPVAGLAAGAMPFMWLLFRRNRRFKKFAQQLPDALELVGRALRSGHSLASGLSVVVQEMPAPIATEFAMAYEEQNLGVPIDVALKSMLKRMPNLDLKFFVTAVVIQRQAGGDLAEILDKIGYIIRQRFKIMGQVQALTGEGRISGVVLMALPIALFFAVYYLNPDYVMLLFTDELGRKMIAGGIVLQVLGAVWIKKIINIKI, from the coding sequence ATGGATCAGACACTCATCATCTCTATTGCTGCTTTTCTGGGAATGGTGGCGTTTGTCGGGGCGATCATGTTCGTCTTCAAGGATTTTTCGTCCAGTAAGGCGGAAGATCGACTGGCCGTAATCACCGGACAGAAAAGACACACCGAGGAAACAGCTTCCTTACTCAAAGACGAAATGGTGAAAGGCGGGATGACCAGCCTTTCGGACCGTATCTCGGAATGGTTCGAAAAGTTCGGAAATCTCAAGCTGCTTATCGAACAGGCCGAAGCTCCGTTCAAAGCAGATACATTTCTGCTGATGACCGCGGTAGCTGCCTCGCTGGGTTTTGCAGCCGCCTGGTTCACGAACGCACCGGTCCCGCTCTGCCCGGTTGCGGGGTTGGCGGCAGGAGCCATGCCTTTCATGTGGCTGTTGTTTCGACGGAACCGCCGCTTCAAGAAATTCGCACAACAACTGCCCGATGCACTGGAACTGGTGGGACGTGCTTTGCGTTCCGGGCACAGTCTCGCATCAGGACTGAGCGTCGTGGTTCAGGAAATGCCAGCCCCGATTGCCACCGAATTCGCAATGGCCTACGAGGAACAGAACCTCGGTGTGCCGATCGATGTTGCCCTGAAAAGCATGTTGAAACGGATGCCGAACCTGGACTTGAAGTTCTTCGTAACAGCGGTGGTCATTCAAAGACAGGCCGGGGGTGACCTGGCAGAGATCCTCGACAAAATTGGTTACATCATTCGTCAGCGTTTTAAGATCATGGGACAGGTTCAGGCATTGACCGGGGAAGGCCGCATCAGCGGTGTCGTGCTGATGGCATTGCCGATCGCATTGTTCTTTGCAGTCTACTATCTCAATCCGGACTATGTGATGCTGCTGTTTACCGATGAACTCGGACGCAAAATGATTGCGGGGGGCATCGTGCTGCAGGTCCTGGGAGCGGTCTGGATCAAGAAGATTATTAACATCAAGATCTGA